Sequence from the Phragmites australis chromosome 11, lpPhrAust1.1, whole genome shotgun sequence genome:
CGGGCTTCTCAGCTCTCTTCTTCTGGATGACTTCCAATGAAGCACCGACAATTGACCTGGAGtatggcttcttgatggtgcggCGCCTCTTCTTGACAGCTTCAGCATGGATATCCTACAAAAAGGAATGCCAAAAACATATAAGAAATTATAGAACCAACAGGAGCGTGGCAGAAATAACAGTTGAAAGAATACACACGGAGCCATGATTAAACCAAACTGACAATGAATCAAGGATAAAACTACAAAGGATGTAATCCCATGATTCAGAGGACAGCTGCCCAGATGAATATATATCATTATGCACATGAACACCTGGAGGTGCTCATTCGGCGAAATCAGCATTGCATCTAAATGCAGAAGTAAACATATTTAATCGCAATCCTAAATGGCAATAAACTATTTGAAGCATAGAAAAATCAGAGGTTTATTGGAATTCTGCTTCCATGTCTTAGTAGAACTTGAAAAAACATTCAACTACCAAGTTTGAGCATGTCAACTATGAGAAAAATGGAGTTCATCCAACCAAAGAGTATGAGATCATAAGAGAATTGCACAAGTACCTTTTTGTGTTGCTTAAGAAAGTACCAGTGCTCTGTACATAAACAGTACCTTTTTGTGTTGCTTCCTGTACATTGCTGTCCAGGTAAGCTTTGCAGGCTTCAGGCGGTTGTGGAAGTAGCGCTTGCATTTTGAGTTGGCAAAAAGGAACACCTGTAAAATATATACAAGTTCATGACAACCTTTTAAGCTCAAGAGACATTCCTGACAATAATAAACGTATCAACAAGTAACCTGAGAATCAGCACGGATAAACCGGATGCCTTTCCCTGGATAGATCTTCTGGCCACTGAAACGGCAAAGTTCTGTCCTGCAAAGAGAAGA
This genomic interval carries:
- the LOC133885349 gene encoding large ribosomal subunit protein eL24-like, which codes for MVLKTELCRFSGQKIYPGKGIRFIRADSQVFLFANSKCKRYFHNRLKPAKLTWTAMYRKQHKKDIHAEAVKKRRRTIKKPYSRSIVGASLEVIQKKRAEKPEVRDAAREAALREIKERIKKTKDEKKAKKAEVAKSQKSQTKGTVQKGSKGPKLGGGGGKR